TGCTCATAAATTTGCTCAGGCGGGAGCTAATATTGTATTAAATGGTCGCTCAGAAATTTCTCAGGACCTAGTAGTTGAATTTAAAGATTATGGTGTCAAAGTAGCGACAATTTCAGGTGATGTCTCTCATTTTGAAGATGCTAAACGTATGGTTGATGAAGCTACTGAAGCATTGGGAAGCGTTGATATCTTGGTTAATAATGCTGGAATTACCAATGATAAGCTGATGTTGAAGATGACAGAAGAGGACTTTGAAAGGGTTCTTAAGATCAATTTGACAGGTAGCTTTAACATGACTAAAGCTGTTTTGAAACCAATGACCAAAGCTCGCCAAGGTGCTATCATTAATATGTCTAGTGTTGTTGGACTTGCTGGAAACGTTGGTCAGGCTAATTACGCAGCTTCTAAAGCTGGTTTGATTGGCTTTACCAAGGCAGTTGCTCGTGAAGTCGCGGCTAGAAATGTACGTGTTAACGCTATTGCACCAGGTTTTATTGAATCTGAGATGACTGAACGTATTCCAGATAAGATGAAAGACGCTATGTTAAATCAAATTCCAATGAAAACATTTGGAAAGACTGAAAATGTTGCTGAAGTTGCTATATTTTTAGCTCAACAAGATTATCTGACAGGTCAAGTTATTGCTATTGATGGCGGCATGACCATGCAATGATGCATTTTTAAATTTAGAATATATTCCCCCAATAAAAGGAGAAAAGGTATGACATTAAAAAGAGTTGTAGTGACAGGTTACGGCGTAACATCGCCAATCGGACATACACCAGAAGATTTTTGGAATAGTCTTCATGATGGTAAAATCGGTATTAAACCAATTACTAAGTTTGATGCTTCAGAAATTCCTGTTTTCAATGCAGGCGAAATTCAAGATTTTCCATTTGATAAATACTTTGTTAAAAAAGATAAAAATCGTATGGATACTTACTCTCTTTATGCCATTTATGCAGCCATGGAAGCTATTGAAAATGCTGCACTTGACATGGCACAAGAAATTCGTGATCGTGTTGGTGTTATTGTATCCTCAGGTATTGGTGGTTTACAAGAATTAGAAGATCAAATCATTCGTATGCATGAGCGTGGCATGAAACGCATTAAACCAATGTTTATCCCTAAAGCTCTGTCTAACATGGGAGCTGGAAATATTGCCCTCAAGATTGGCGCACAAGGAGTCTGCAAATCCATTACTACAGCTTGTGCTTCAGCTAATGATGCTATTGGTGAAGCTTTCCGTGAAATTAAATACGGTTTTCATGATGTGATTCTTGCAGGTGGTTCAGAAGCATCCATTACTAAGATTGGTATTGGTGGTTTCAACGCTTTGACTGCTCTTTCTACAACAGAAGATCCAGCGCGTTCAGCTATTCCATTTGATAAAGATCGCAATGGTTTTGTCATGGGTGAAGGTGCTGCCGTTCTTATTCTGGAAAGTCTTGAACATGCTCAAAAACGTGGGGCTAGGATTTTGGCAGAGGTTGTTGGTTATGGAAGTAACTGTGATGCCTACCATATGACAACACCGACTCCTGATGGTTCGGGTGCTGCTAAGGCTATTAAATTAGCAATTAATGAAGCAGGTATCTCACCAGAGGAAGTCAATTATGTTAATGCTCATGGTACATCAACACAGGCCAATGAAAAAGGAGAAAGCAAGGCAATCGTTGCTGTTTTAGGTAAAGATGTACCTGTCTCTTCTACAAAATCATTCACAGGCCATCTTCTTGGTGCTGCTGGCGGTGTTGAGGCTATTGCCACTATTGAAGCAATTCGCAATCATTTTGTACCTATGACAGCTGGCACTAAGGAACTTTCAGAAGATATTGAAGCGAATGTTGTTTATGGTCAAGGTCAAGAAGCAGATATCAAATATGCTATCTCAAATACCTTTGGATTTGGCGGACACAATGCCGTTCTTGCCTTTAAGCGTTGGGAGGATTAATTTTGAATATTTCAGAAATTAAAGATTTGATGGCACAATTTGATACGTCAAGTCTGAGAGAATTTTCTTATAAGAATGGGACAGATGAATTGTCTTTTTCAAAAAATAGGCAGGGCTCTATCAGTTCAGTCCAAACAGTCCCCGTTCCTGCTGCTAATTCAGTTTCGACTGTTGCATCGGTAGACGCTGAAGCGGTACCAGCTATCTCTAAAAATGAAGAAAGCACAGCGGCAGCTCCAGTAGCTGAAACAGCTGAAGGGGAAATTGTTGAAAGTCCGCTTGTTGGTGTAGCTTATTTAGCCTCAGCTCCTGATAAGCCAGCTTTTATTTCAGTTGGCGACAGTGTTAAAAAAGGACAGACTTTACTTATCATTGAAGCTATGAAGGTTATGAATGAAGTTCCAGCACCAAAAGATGGCGTTGTCACTGAGATCTTAGTGGCTAATGAGGAAGTCGTTGAATTTGGAAAGGGATTGGTACGTATCAAATGATTGACATTAGCAAAATTCGTGAAGCTCTTCCTCATCGTTATCCAATGTTATTGGTTGATCGTGTTCTTGAAGTTAGTGATGATGAAATTGTTGCCATTAAGAATGTAACCATTAATGAACCCTTTTTCAATGGTCATTTTCCCCAATATCCTGTTATGCCGGGTGTTCTGATTATGGAAGCATTGGCACAAACAGCAGGTGTTCTGGAATTATCAAAAAAAGAGAATACAGGGAAACTTGTCTTTTATGCAGGTATGGATAAGGTGAAATTTAAAAAACAAGTTGTTCCTGGAGATCAACTTATTATGACGGCTAAGTTTGTTAAGCGTCGTGGAACAATTGCAGTAGTTGAAGCTAAGGCAGAAGTAGATGGGAAATTGGCTGCAAGTGGTACCTTAACTTTTGCCATTGGAAATTGAAATTCTATAACTGCTAGTTTTTAAGAGTTTGTTCCCACAAATACACGGAAAGGAATTGAATCCGGGCTAAAGACATTGTGAAAAGAATAATTTGCTTGTATCATTAGAGAGATTTCTGCAGATTTTCTATTTCCGTTTTGTTTTTTTAGCCTTTGGTATCTTATTTTATGTTTAAGAAAATTTTGATTGCCAATCGTGGTGAAATCGCTGTGCGTATCATTCGAGCAGCCAGAGAATTAGGAATTGTGACTGTTGCAGTTTATTCAGAAGCAGATAAAGAATCGCTTCACACCCTCTTAGCAGATGAGGCTGTATGTGTTGGACCGGCTAAATCAACGGATTCTTACCTTAATATGAATGCTATTTTATCAGCAGCTATTGTAACTGGGGCTGAAGCTATTCATCCAGGTTTTGGTTTTTTAAGTGAAAATTCTAAATTTGCAACTATGTGTGAAGAGATGCGTATTAAGTTTATTGGTCCATCTGCATCTGTTATGGACAAAATGGGTGATAAAATTAATGCACGTTCTGAAATGCTTAAAGCCAAGGTTCCTGTTATTCCAGGGTCAGATGGGGAAGTTTTTACTGCCCAAGAAGCATTAGAAATTGCCCAAGATATTGGCTATCCTGTTATGCTGAAAGCTTCTGCTGGTGGTGGTGGTAAGGGCAT
This region of Streptococcus mutans genomic DNA includes:
- the fabF gene encoding beta-ketoacyl-ACP synthase II; its protein translation is MTLKRVVVTGYGVTSPIGHTPEDFWNSLHDGKIGIKPITKFDASEIPVFNAGEIQDFPFDKYFVKKDKNRMDTYSLYAIYAAMEAIENAALDMAQEIRDRVGVIVSSGIGGLQELEDQIIRMHERGMKRIKPMFIPKALSNMGAGNIALKIGAQGVCKSITTACASANDAIGEAFREIKYGFHDVILAGGSEASITKIGIGGFNALTALSTTEDPARSAIPFDKDRNGFVMGEGAAVLILESLEHAQKRGARILAEVVGYGSNCDAYHMTTPTPDGSGAAKAIKLAINEAGISPEEVNYVNAHGTSTQANEKGESKAIVAVLGKDVPVSSTKSFTGHLLGAAGGVEAIATIEAIRNHFVPMTAGTKELSEDIEANVVYGQGQEADIKYAISNTFGFGGHNAVLAFKRWED
- the fabZ gene encoding 3-hydroxyacyl-ACP dehydratase FabZ, with product MIDISKIREALPHRYPMLLVDRVLEVSDDEIVAIKNVTINEPFFNGHFPQYPVMPGVLIMEALAQTAGVLELSKKENTGKLVFYAGMDKVKFKKQVVPGDQLIMTAKFVKRRGTIAVVEAKAEVDGKLAASGTLTFAIGN
- the fabG gene encoding 3-oxoacyl-[acyl-carrier-protein] reductase — its product is MEIKNKNVFITGSTRGIGLAIAHKFAQAGANIVLNGRSEISQDLVVEFKDYGVKVATISGDVSHFEDAKRMVDEATEALGSVDILVNNAGITNDKLMLKMTEEDFERVLKINLTGSFNMTKAVLKPMTKARQGAIINMSSVVGLAGNVGQANYAASKAGLIGFTKAVAREVAARNVRVNAIAPGFIESEMTERIPDKMKDAMLNQIPMKTFGKTENVAEVAIFLAQQDYLTGQVIAIDGGMTMQ
- the accB gene encoding acetyl-CoA carboxylase biotin carboxyl carrier protein, whose amino-acid sequence is MNISEIKDLMAQFDTSSLREFSYKNGTDELSFSKNRQGSISSVQTVPVPAANSVSTVASVDAEAVPAISKNEESTAAAPVAETAEGEIVESPLVGVAYLASAPDKPAFISVGDSVKKGQTLLIIEAMKVMNEVPAPKDGVVTEILVANEEVVEFGKGLVRIK